The following are encoded in a window of Sebastes umbrosus isolate fSebUmb1 chromosome 7, fSebUmb1.pri, whole genome shotgun sequence genomic DNA:
- the LOC119491537 gene encoding trace amine-associated receptor 1-like, translating to MAHMEPVLCYESRNGSCQKTIYTLPVRITLYMILGVIVILTVCGNFLVAVSIAFFKQLRTPTNYLIASLAVSDLLLGLLVMFPGMVQCVETCWYFGDVLYRHYAVCQPLLYSRKISVNVVLIMILVIWSISALIGFGMIFLKLNIWGIEEFYYEHIACEGGCVLFQSGYSSTVSSVFSFYIPGIIMLGVYLKIFLVAQKQLHSIQNTSCMSSAKISNKSQTKATKTLAIIMGTFLSFWTPLFICNTIDPFIRYSTPPVLFETLLWVGYMNSTVNPLIYAFFYSWFRKAFQLFTSGNIFKADISETRLFTE from the exons ATGGAGCCAGTACTCTGCTATGAGTCCAGAAACGGCTCATGTCAGAAGACCATCTATACTTTGCCTGTACGCATCACCCTCTACATGATTCTAGGGGTCATAGTCATCCTAACAGTGTGTGGAAACTTTTTGGTCGCTGTCTCAATTGCCTTTTTTAAGCAGCTCCGTACTCCAACCAATTACTTGATCGCCTCTCTGGCTGTGTCCGACCTTCTTTTAGGGCTGTTAGTCATGTTCCCCGGTATGGTTCAATGTGTAGAGACTTGTTGGTATTTCGGTGACGTCTTGT ACAGACACTATGCTGTTTGCCAACCTCTACTATACAGCAGAAAAATATCTGTTAATGTCGTGCTGATCATGATTCTTGTCATTTGGAGTATTTCAGCTCTCATTGGCTTTGGCATGATTtttctcaaattaaatatttgggGGATTGAGGAGTTCTACTATGAGCACATTGCATGTGAAGGaggatgtgttttgtttcagaGCGGATACTCAAGTACAGTCTCATCAGTATTTTCCTTTTACATTCCAGGAATCATAATGCTTGGCGTTTATCTTAAGATTTTCCTAGTGGCACAGAAACAGTTGCACAGCATACAGAACACAAGCTGTATGAGCTcagcaaaaatatcaaataagaGCCAGACAAAAGCCACTAAAACACTTGCTATCATAATGGgcacatttctgtctttttggaCTCCTCTTTTTATCTGCAACACCATCGATCCCTTTATCAGATATTCAACGCCACCAGTGTTGTTCGAGACACTTTTATGGGTGGGCTACATGAATTCTACTGTGAACCCTTTAATATATGCATTCTTTTATAGTTGGTTCAGAAAAGCATTTCAGTTATTCACTTCAGGTAACATCTTTAAAGCTGATATCTCAGAAACAAGACTTTTCACAGAATAA
- the LOC119491539 gene encoding trace amine-associated receptor 1-like — MPSVFLSNAQSLRRKIDELEIWAKYKRELKECCLLAITETWLNEGDQDSDLALTGFGCPIILDRSSEATGKSRGGGVCFYVNQRANASAATQLIVDQKMAVSKEVKVEIAKAKAKYKEKIESQYVNGDLRKNKVNPTHSITHGENVEIVDSYKYLGTVFDSHLKFDMEPVFCYESRNGSCQKTIYPLPVRITVYMILGVIVILTVCGNFLVAVSIAFFKQLRTPTNYLIASLAVSDLLLGLLVMLPAMVQCVETCWYFGDVLYRHYAVCQPLLYSRKISVNVVLIMILVIWSISALIGFGMIFLKLNIWGIEEFYYEHIACEGGCFLFQSALSSTVSSVFSFYIPGIIMLGVYLKIFLVAQKQLHSIQNTSCMSSAKISNKSQTKATKTLAIIMGAFLSFWAPFFVCNTINPYISYSTPHALFGTLLWLGYLNSTVNPLIYAFFYSWFRKAFRLFTSGNFFKADISETTLFTE, encoded by the exons ATGCCCTCGGTCTTTTTATCTAATGCGCAGTCTTTAAGGCGCAAGATTGACGAGCTTGAGATCTGGGCAAAGTACAAACGTGAACTTAAAGAATGTTGCCTGCTCGCGATCACCGAGACGTGGCTTAATGAAGGCGACCAGGACAGCGACTTGGCTCTCACTGGATTCGGCTGTCCCATCATACTAGACCGCTCCTCTGAAGCGACGGGGAAAAGCCGCGGAGGTGGGGTCTGCTTCTATGTAAATCAACG AGCCAACGCCAGTGCTGCCACTCAGCTGATAGTGGAT CAGAAAATGGCTGTCTCCAAAGAGGTTAAGGTTGAAATAGCCAAGGCTAAAGCCAAGTACAAAGAAAAGATAGAAAGTCAGTACGTAAATGGCGACCTAAG GAAAAACAAGGTCAATCCCACTCATAGTATAACTCATGGCGAGAATGTTGAAATCGTGGACTCTTATAAGTACCTGGGCACAGTGTTTGACTCTCATCTCAAGTTcgat ATGGAGCCAGTATTCTGCTATGAGTCCAGAAATGGCTCATGTCAGAAGACCATCTATCCCTTGCCCGTACGCATCACCGTCTACATGATTCTAGGGGTCATAGTCATCCTAACAGTGTGTGGAAACTTTTTGGTCGCTGTCTCAATTGCCTTTTTTAAGCAGCTCCGTACTCCAACCAATTACTTGATCGCCTCTCTGGCTGTGTCCGACCTTCTTCTAGGGCTGTTAGTCATGTTACCCGCTATGGTTCAATGTGTAGAGACTTGCTGGTATTTTGGTGACGTCTTGT ACCGACACTATGCTGTTTGCCAACCTCTACTATACAGCAGAAAAATATCTGTTAATGTTGTGTTGATCATGATTCTGGTCATTTGGAGTATTTCAGCTCTCATAGGCTTTGGGATGATTtttctcaaattaaatatttgggGGATTGAGGAGTTCTACTATGAGCACATTGCATGTGAAGGAGGATGTTTTTTGTTTCAGAGCGCACTCTCAAGTACAGTCTCATCAGTATTTTCCTTTTACATTCCAGGAATCATAATGCTTGGCGTTTATCTTAAGATTTTCCTAGTGGCACAGAAACAGTTGCACAGCATACAGAACACAAGCTGTATGAGCTcagcaaaaatatcaaataagaGCCAGACAAAAGCCACTAAAACACTTGCTATCATAATGGGcgcatttctgtctttttgggCTCCTTTTTTTGTCTGCAACACCATCAATCCCTATATCAGTTATTCAACGCCACATGCGTTGTTCGGAACACTTTTATGGTTGGGTTACTTGAATTCTACTGTGAACCCTTTAATATATGCATTCTTTTATAGTTGGTTCAGAAAAGCATTTCGATTATTCACTTCAGGTAACTTCTTTAAAGCCGATATCTCAGAAACAACACTTTTCACAGAATAA
- the LOC119491538 gene encoding trace amine-associated receptor 1-like, with protein MAHMEPVLCYESRNGSCQKTIYPLPVRITFYMILGVIVILTVCGNFLVAVSIAFFKQLRTPTNYLIASLAVSDLLLGLLVMFPAMVQNVETCWYFGDVLYRHYAVCQPLLYRRKISVNVVLIMILVIWSISALIGFGMIFLKLNIWGIEEFYYEHIACEGGCFLFQSGLSSTVSSVFSFYIPGIIMLGVYLKIFLVAQKQLHSIQNTSCMSSAKISNKSQTKATKTLAIIMGAFLSFWTPFFVCNTINPYISYSTPPALFVTLLWVGYMNSTVNPLIYAFFYSWFRKAFRLFTSEDLHAGSHGGKEEGEEVFASKMKKLCLNNRRQ; from the exons atggctcac ATGGAGCCAGTACTCTGCTATGAGTCCAGAAACGGCTCATGTCAGAAGACCATCTATCCCTTGCCCGTACGCATCACCTTCTACATGATTCTAGGGGTCATAGTCATCCTAACAGTGTGTGGAAACTTTTTGGTCGCTGTCTCAATTGCCTTTTTTAAGCAGCTCCGTACTCCAACCAATTACTTGATCGCCTCTCTGGCTGTGTCCGACCTTCTTCTAGGGCTGTTAGTCATGTTCCCCGCTATGGTTCAAAATGTAGAGACTTGTTGGTATTTTGGTGACGTCTTGT ACCGACACTATGCTGTTTGCCAACCTCTACTATACAGAAGAAAAATATCTGTTAATGTTGTGTTGATCATGATTCTGGTCATTTGGAGTATTTCAGCTCTCATTGGCTTTGGCATGATTtttctcaaattaaatatttgggGGATTGAGGAGTTCTACTATGAGCACATTGCATGTGAAGGAGGATGTTTTTTGTTTCAGAGCGGACTTTCAAGTACAGTCTCATCAGTATTTTCCTTTTACATTCCAGGAATAATAATGCTTGGTGTTTATCTTAAGATTTTCCTAGTGGCACAGAAACAGTTGCACAGCATACAGAACACAAGCTGTATGAGCTcagcaaaaatatcaaataagaGCCAGACAAAAGCCACTAAAACACTTGCTATCATAATGGGcgcatttctgtctttttggaCTCCTTTTTTTGTCTGCAACACCATCAATCCCTATATCAGTTACTCAACGCCACCAGCGTTGTTCGTAACACTTTTATGGGTGGGCTACATGAATTCTACTGTGAACCCTTTAATATATGCATTCTTTTATAGTTGGTTCAGAAAAGCATTTCGATTATTCACTTCAG AAGATCTTCACGCCGGCTCTCACGGCggaaaagaggaaggagaggaggtatTTGccagcaaaatgaaaaaactcTGCCTCAATAACCGGCGCCAGTGA